A single window of Mangifera indica cultivar Alphonso chromosome 18, CATAS_Mindica_2.1, whole genome shotgun sequence DNA harbors:
- the LOC123202460 gene encoding gamma-interferon-responsive lysosomal thiol protein-like, whose product MAARVLFSFVFISLLFTYFPSPCSCLKYADSMVVAGTKQVEKVNLALYYEALCPGSREFILKYLVDVFDLGLIDIVNLKLVPWGNAKLTQPNDTIVSQVTFTHLHPPHLILLIIAPLSLCSVGEDECYFNTIQACAIEALPDPTKHFKFIHCVIKKTSNGPIHGKEEIWRSCCQGQKEVEQHIQNCYESGHGKELELKYHDETPDHDYVPWVIINDKHIEVIF is encoded by the exons ATGGCTGCTCGTGTGCTATTCTCCTTTGTTTTCATTTCTCTGCTGTTTACTTATTTTCCTTCACCTTGTTCTTGTTTGAAATATGCTGATTCTATGGTTGTTGCTGGAACCAAACAAGTTGAGAAAGTCAATTTAGCTCTGTACTATGAGGCCTTATGTCCAGGGTCTCgtgaatttatattaaaatatctagTGGATGTCTTTGATTTGGGTCTCATTGACATTGTCAATCTCAAGCTAGTCCCCTGGGGCAATGCTAAGCTCACACAACCAAATGATACTATTGTTTCCCAGGTCACATTTACACATCTTCATCCTCCTCATTTGATTTTACTTATAATTGCTCCTCTTTCATTATGCTCTGTAGGTGAAGATGAATGTTATTTCAACACTATACAAGCCTGTGCCATTGAAGCCTTGCCTGACCCA ACGAAACATTTCAAGTTCATTCACTGCGTAATAAAGAAGACTTCAAATGGACCCATTCATGGTAAGGAAGAAATCTGGAGATCTTGTTGTCAAGGACAGAAGGAAGTTGAACAGCACATTCAGAATTGCTATGAAAGTGGGCATGGAAAAGAG CTTGAACTTAAATACCATGATGAAACTCCAGATCATGATTATGTACCGTGGGTGATCATTAATGACAAACACATTGAAGTAATTTTCTAA
- the LOC123201824 gene encoding gamma-interferon-responsive lysosomal thiol protein-like, with translation MLSNMAFCKLIFTGTVTWLFFLFISPSHAASSGSNIGYPEKVNLSLYYETLNPNCSNFIVQKLTTVFANDLISIINLRLVPWGNAFIDNSSKKIVCKHGPEECMLNTVEACAINVWNDNLNKYYGFIYCIEFLAIEGRHKDWSTCFENFGLTPKPILDCYNGGNGTEFSLQYANETAHLIPPGAFVPWLVVNNQPIREDYGNFTSYVCNAYKGSVVPNACKNPLPGTNLAKEASPAKTMSRFKHALQEHQIRKLKGQFV, from the exons ATGCTTTCGAATATGGCTTTTTGCAAATTAATCTTCACAGGCACCGTCACTTGGCTCTTCTTCTTGTTCATATCTCCATCTCATGCTGCTTCTTCTGGCTCTAACATTGGCTATCCTGAAAAAGTTAATCTCTCTCTTTATTATGAAACCTTGAACCCAAATTGTTCAAATTTCATAGTTCAGAAGCTGACAACTGTATTTGCCAATGATCTCATCTCCATAATCAATCTCAGGCTTGTCCCCTGGGGTAATGCTTTCATCGACAATTCTAGCAAGAAAATTGTTTGTAAG CATGGCCCCGAAGAATGCATGTTGAATACAGTTGAAGCTTGTGCCATCAATGTGTGGAATGATAATTTG AACAAATATTATGGTTTTATCTACTGCATTGAATTTTTAGCCATTGAGGGAAGGCACAAGGACTGGAGTACTTGTTTCGAAAATTTTGGATTGACTCCAAAACCTATCTTGGATTGCTATAATGGTGGAAATGGAACAGAG TTTTCACTTCAATATGCAAATGAGACTGCTCATCTGATTCCACCAGGTGCATTTGTGCCATGGCTGGTGGTAAACAATCAACCAATTAGAGAG GACTATGGAAATTTTACAAGCTATGTATGCAATGCTTACAAAGGCAGTGTTGTACCCAATGCCTGCAAAAACCCTTTACCTGGGACCAATTTAGCCAAGGAGGCAAGTCCAGCAAAGACAATGTCAAGGTTCAAACACGCTTTGCAGGAACACCAGATACGAAAATTGAAAGGCCAGTTTGTATAG